One Obesumbacterium proteus DNA window includes the following coding sequences:
- a CDS encoding L,D-transpeptidase family protein: MKRALPLVTMLLSVWMAGTSVANATEYPLPPPDSRLIGENTTFTVQNNGKPLEDVAARFQIGLLGMLEANPGVDPYLPKPGTVLTIPTQMLLPDAPREGIVINLAEMRLFYYPKGQSKVVVYPIGIGQLGRNTPEMVTSVSQPIANPTWTPTANIRKHYKAEGITLPAVVPAGPENPMGLFALRLSAQGGVYLIHGTNANFGIGMRVSSGCIRLRPDDIEALFKTVPKGTRVQIVNAPVKVSVEPDGKRYVEVHQPLSRTEKDDPQTMHIALKPAAKKFADSQLTDKLVFDEAVKRRSGMPVIVNHGQEVKSEPETNAVKITQAKATSTSATE, translated from the coding sequence ATGAAGCGTGCACTACCTCTTGTAACTATGTTGCTTTCGGTATGGATGGCAGGGACGTCTGTCGCCAATGCAACCGAATATCCTTTGCCGCCGCCAGACAGCCGTTTGATTGGTGAAAATACTACCTTTACCGTACAGAATAATGGCAAACCGCTAGAGGATGTTGCCGCGCGCTTCCAAATCGGGTTGCTAGGGATGTTGGAAGCTAACCCTGGCGTAGATCCTTACTTGCCGAAACCGGGCACCGTTCTGACGATTCCGACTCAGATGTTGCTACCGGATGCCCCTCGTGAGGGTATCGTCATCAATTTGGCTGAAATGCGTTTGTTCTACTATCCGAAAGGACAGAGCAAAGTGGTGGTCTACCCGATTGGTATTGGTCAGTTAGGGCGAAATACGCCAGAAATGGTAACCAGCGTTTCTCAGCCGATTGCTAACCCAACGTGGACGCCAACGGCGAATATCCGCAAACATTACAAAGCCGAGGGCATCACGCTGCCTGCGGTGGTCCCTGCGGGCCCTGAAAACCCAATGGGGCTGTTCGCCCTGCGTTTATCCGCACAGGGTGGGGTTTATCTGATTCACGGCACTAACGCTAATTTCGGCATTGGAATGCGCGTCAGCTCCGGTTGCATCCGCCTGCGTCCTGACGATATTGAGGCATTATTCAAGACCGTACCGAAAGGAACCCGCGTGCAGATTGTGAATGCGCCGGTGAAAGTGTCGGTTGAACCTGATGGCAAGCGCTATGTAGAAGTGCACCAGCCGCTATCACGTACCGAGAAAGACGATCCACAAACGATGCATATTGCGTTAAAACCCGCGGCGAAGAAGTTTGCTGACAGCCAGTTAACCGATAAGTTGGTGTTTGACGAAGCGGTGAAGCGCCGTTCAGGTATGCCGGTGATCGTGAATCATGGTCAGGAAGTGAAATCAGAGCCTGAAACGAACGCAGTAAAGATTACGCAAGCTAAGGCGACTTCGACTAGCGCAACTGAGTAA
- a CDS encoding peptide ABC transporter substrate-binding protein, producing MHLFRITALSALIASGFVSAQAAQVPAGTVLAEKQEIVRHIKDEPASLDPAKVVGLPEAQVARDLFEGLVNQGADGKPTPGVAQSWQTTDNKRYVFKLRENAKWSNGDPVTAYDFVYSWQRLVNPKTLSPFAWFAQMAGIANAEGIINGQVPVQKLGVAAPDSHTLVVQLNKPVPFFVNLLANFSLFPVPQKTIERYGNDWTKPENLVGNGAYAMQERVVNEKIVLKPNPYYWDHKNTVITKVTFIPINQESAATKRYLAGDIDITESFPKNMYHKLMKDIPEQVYTPDQLGTYYYAFNTQKAPLNDARVRRALSYAIDRQIIAEKVLGTGEKPAYHLTPDVTAGFEPVPLAIQKMTQAERNKQAKAWLKAAGYGPNKPLKLTLLYNTSENHQKIAIAVASMWKKSLGAQVKLTNQEWKTYIDSRNTGKFDVVRASWVGDYNEASTFLTLLTSTHSGNIAKFNSPGYDKLLKQASEETDAGKRNADYAQAEQILADQAPIAPIYQYTNGRLIKPWVKGYPITNPEDVAYSQTMYIIKH from the coding sequence ATGCATCTTTTTCGTATTACTGCATTATCCGCATTGATTGCTTCGGGGTTCGTTTCTGCGCAGGCCGCGCAGGTTCCTGCGGGAACCGTTTTGGCTGAAAAACAAGAGATTGTGCGTCATATTAAAGATGAGCCAGCGTCGTTAGATCCGGCAAAGGTGGTGGGACTCCCCGAGGCGCAGGTGGCGCGAGATTTGTTTGAAGGGCTGGTTAATCAGGGCGCAGACGGCAAGCCAACGCCGGGCGTGGCGCAGAGCTGGCAAACGACTGATAACAAACGCTATGTGTTTAAGCTCCGCGAGAACGCTAAGTGGTCGAACGGTGATCCGGTTACGGCCTATGATTTCGTCTATAGCTGGCAGCGCTTGGTGAATCCTAAAACGCTGTCGCCGTTTGCTTGGTTTGCGCAAATGGCGGGTATCGCCAATGCCGAAGGTATTATTAACGGCCAAGTGCCGGTGCAAAAATTGGGTGTTGCTGCGCCCGATTCGCATACGCTAGTGGTTCAGCTGAATAAACCCGTCCCGTTTTTTGTCAACCTATTGGCTAATTTTAGCCTGTTCCCCGTACCGCAAAAAACCATCGAAAGATACGGTAACGATTGGACTAAGCCAGAGAATTTGGTGGGTAACGGCGCATACGCCATGCAGGAGCGAGTAGTTAACGAAAAAATCGTGTTAAAACCTAATCCGTATTATTGGGATCATAAAAATACCGTCATCACTAAAGTGACGTTTATCCCGATTAATCAAGAGTCTGCGGCAACCAAACGCTATCTGGCAGGGGACATTGATATCACGGAATCCTTCCCTAAAAACATGTACCACAAATTAATGAAGGACATTCCCGAACAGGTCTATACGCCGGACCAGCTAGGCACCTATTACTACGCTTTTAATACGCAAAAAGCACCGCTCAATGATGCTCGCGTGCGCAGAGCGCTCTCGTATGCCATCGACAGACAGATCATTGCCGAGAAAGTATTAGGTACCGGCGAGAAGCCCGCCTATCACCTAACGCCAGATGTGACCGCCGGATTCGAGCCTGTACCGCTGGCTATTCAGAAAATGACGCAGGCTGAACGCAACAAACAGGCGAAAGCATGGCTGAAAGCAGCGGGCTATGGGCCAAATAAGCCGCTGAAACTCACTTTGCTGTACAACACCTCAGAGAACCACCAGAAAATTGCGATTGCGGTGGCCTCAATGTGGAAAAAATCGTTGGGTGCACAGGTCAAACTGACGAATCAGGAATGGAAAACCTATATCGATAGCCGCAACACCGGCAAGTTTGATGTAGTTCGTGCGTCTTGGGTGGGAGACTACAATGAAGCATCGACGTTTTTGACGCTGTTGACGTCGACCCATAGCGGCAATATCGCTAAATTTAACAGCCCGGGATACGACAAACTGTTAAAACAGGCCAGCGAGGAAACCGACGCGGGCAAGCGTAACGCCGATTATGCGCAGGCCGAGCAAATTTTGGCCGATCAGGCACCGATTGCGCCTATCTATCAATATACCAATGGCCGCTTAATTAAGCCTTGGGTAAAGGGTTATCCGATTACTAACCCTGAAGATGTGGCCTATAGCCAAACGATGTACATTATTAAGCACTAG
- the mpaA gene encoding murein tripeptide amidase MpaA, with product MGNGVKQIRPRADRGQISATAVTYGHSLLGAPLLYFPAVQPDRDTGLIIAGTHGDETTAVIALSCALRSLQPMQQRHHVILAVNPDGCQLGLRANSAGVDLNRNFPAANWLPGHSVYRWNSASSERDVRLSTGDAAGSEPETQALCQLIHRLKPAWVVSLHEPLACVEDPHQTLLGQQLSADFELPLVSNVGYETPGSFGSWCADLSLPCITLELPAISADLASEKYLPALLALIDYDL from the coding sequence ATGGGAAATGGTGTAAAACAGATCCGCCCTCGTGCCGATCGCGGCCAAATTAGCGCGACGGCGGTTACCTACGGACATTCGTTGCTCGGCGCGCCACTACTCTATTTCCCCGCCGTTCAACCTGACCGTGATACGGGGCTGATTATTGCGGGCACCCACGGCGACGAAACTACCGCAGTCATCGCCTTGTCCTGCGCATTACGCAGTCTCCAGCCGATGCAGCAACGCCACCATGTCATTTTGGCGGTCAATCCCGATGGCTGTCAGCTAGGATTACGAGCAAATTCTGCTGGGGTGGATCTCAATCGTAATTTTCCTGCGGCTAACTGGCTGCCCGGTCATAGCGTATATCGCTGGAACAGCGCCAGCAGTGAAAGAGATGTTAGGCTATCCACCGGCGACGCCGCAGGCTCTGAACCCGAAACGCAAGCGCTCTGCCAGCTGATCCACCGCTTAAAACCGGCGTGGGTCGTTTCGTTGCATGAGCCCCTTGCCTGTGTGGAGGATCCACACCAAACGCTGCTCGGGCAGCAACTTTCCGCCGATTTTGAACTGCCTTTGGTGAGTAACGTAGGATACGAAACCCCGGGCTCTTTTGGCAGCTGGTGTGCCGACCTCAGCCTGCCCTGCATTACGCTTGAGCTACCGGCGATTTCAGCCGACCTCGCCAGCGAAAAATACCTTCCGGCACTGCTGGCGTTGATCGATTACGATCTATAA
- a CDS encoding transporter substrate-binding domain-containing protein, with amino-acid sequence MVRCLFLLISLFFIGTASHAAPSKTLALPTTINSVYGDFDAMQQRRIIRVLIPYSKTFYFLDNRGTPRGLMVELMQQFDKTLNNGIKPDKKIHVVIIPTSRDRLIPDLLAGKGDLIAANLTITPERQRQVDFTIPLASGVREVVVANKRQPTLTTLDDLAGKSVFINPSTSYVQSIAQLNQHLARNKLAPVEVISAPGNLEPEDILEMVNANLAGYTVVDRYLALLWQKIYPNLVTYDQFALRSDANIALAVRKNSPQLLAVLNPFCKAHKLGTSFGNQQVYKYLRNVKWVKSATSEKEIDKFNQLTTIFQKYGQEYSVDWLLMVSQGYQESQLDQRKRSHSGAIGIMQILPSTGKDLKVGDISQAEPNVNAGIKYIRFMQDRYFADQPMDELNKMLFTFAAYNAGPAKIERLRKQAKLMGLDPNRWFNNVERVAQLKIGNETVQYVSNIFKYYVAYTLIKQQQQKKEQAVPPAPSQPSA; translated from the coding sequence ATGGTGCGCTGCCTATTTTTACTCATCAGCCTGTTTTTCATTGGCACCGCGAGCCACGCAGCGCCGAGTAAAACCCTTGCGCTTCCTACCACCATCAATTCCGTCTATGGCGATTTCGATGCCATGCAGCAGCGCAGGATCATTCGCGTTTTGATCCCCTACAGCAAAACCTTCTATTTTTTGGATAACCGTGGCACCCCGCGTGGGCTGATGGTTGAACTAATGCAGCAGTTTGATAAAACGCTGAATAACGGCATCAAGCCTGATAAAAAAATCCACGTCGTCATCATCCCCACCTCACGCGATAGGCTTATTCCTGATTTATTGGCCGGAAAAGGCGATCTGATTGCCGCAAACCTCACCATTACACCAGAACGCCAGCGGCAGGTTGATTTCACTATCCCATTAGCCAGCGGCGTGCGCGAAGTGGTTGTGGCCAATAAACGCCAACCGACACTCACCACGCTAGATGATTTGGCGGGGAAAAGCGTCTTTATCAATCCGTCCACCAGCTACGTACAGAGCATTGCACAGCTTAATCAACATTTAGCTCGCAACAAGCTGGCGCCGGTTGAAGTCATCAGCGCACCGGGCAATCTAGAGCCCGAAGATATTTTAGAAATGGTGAATGCGAATCTGGCGGGTTACACCGTCGTCGACCGCTATCTCGCTTTGCTCTGGCAGAAGATCTATCCCAATCTGGTCACCTATGACCAATTTGCACTGCGAAGCGATGCCAATATTGCCTTAGCCGTGCGGAAAAACTCACCGCAGCTGCTCGCCGTTCTCAATCCATTTTGTAAAGCACACAAGTTAGGTACGTCGTTTGGCAACCAGCAGGTTTATAAATACTTGCGCAACGTTAAGTGGGTAAAAAGCGCCACGTCAGAAAAAGAGATCGACAAATTCAACCAGCTCACAACTATTTTCCAAAAGTACGGGCAGGAATACAGCGTAGACTGGCTGCTGATGGTGTCGCAGGGGTATCAAGAGTCACAGCTCGACCAGCGCAAACGTAGCCACAGCGGTGCTATTGGCATCATGCAGATACTTCCCAGCACTGGAAAAGATCTTAAGGTTGGCGATATTTCGCAGGCAGAACCGAATGTGAATGCAGGAATTAAATATATTCGGTTTATGCAAGATCGCTATTTTGCCGATCAGCCGATGGATGAGCTCAATAAAATGCTCTTCACCTTTGCAGCTTACAATGCAGGCCCTGCGAAAATAGAAAGACTGAGAAAGCAGGCCAAGCTGATGGGGCTTGATCCTAACCGCTGGTTTAATAACGTGGAGCGCGTGGCGCAATTGAAAATAGGCAATGAAACGGTGCAGTACGTCAGTAATATTTTCAAATATTACGTTGCTTATACCCTCATCAAGCAGCAGCAACAGAAGAAAGAGCAGGCCGTTCCGCCTGCTCCCAGCCAACCTAGTGCTTAA
- the ycjG gene encoding L-Ala-D/L-Glu epimerase gives MKTMRFYSEVWPLHTPFVIARGSRTEAYVVVVEIDQDGVIGVGECTPYARYDESVDSVLAQLASVKSAIENGLDRRELLARLPAGAARNAVDCALWDLVCKQTNTTLWEQCNVPQPERIVMAQTVSIGSPEQMASTALSLFQKGATLLKIKLDDHFITERLMAIRAAVPEMTLIVDANESWQAEGLAARCQLLADVGVVMLEQPLPANQDEALAHFIHPLPICADESCHTRDDFAALKGRYDMINIKLDKTGGLTEAMALRSLAQKEGMAIMLGCMICTSRAIRAALPLAPAAKFVDFDGPTWLAQDASPALNFSCGGIQLKVPA, from the coding sequence ATGAAAACAATGCGTTTTTATTCAGAAGTCTGGCCTCTGCATACCCCTTTTGTAATTGCTCGGGGCAGCCGAACAGAAGCTTACGTTGTCGTCGTTGAAATTGATCAAGACGGCGTGATTGGCGTCGGGGAATGTACGCCCTATGCGCGCTATGACGAAAGCGTGGACTCTGTGCTCGCGCAGCTTGCCTCGGTGAAATCCGCTATTGAGAACGGACTTGATCGCCGTGAGTTATTAGCAAGATTACCGGCAGGCGCGGCGCGTAATGCGGTTGACTGTGCGCTATGGGATCTGGTGTGTAAGCAAACCAACACCACGCTGTGGGAACAATGCAACGTGCCACAGCCAGAACGCATTGTGATGGCGCAGACCGTGTCGATTGGATCGCCGGAACAGATGGCTTCCACCGCGCTTTCGTTGTTTCAAAAAGGTGCGACGCTGCTGAAAATCAAGCTCGACGATCATTTTATTACTGAACGATTGATGGCGATCCGTGCCGCTGTACCCGAGATGACGTTGATTGTTGATGCTAATGAGTCATGGCAGGCCGAAGGATTAGCTGCGCGTTGTCAGCTGCTGGCCGACGTTGGCGTGGTGATGCTGGAGCAGCCTTTACCTGCTAACCAAGATGAAGCGCTAGCTCATTTCATTCATCCGTTGCCGATTTGCGCGGATGAAAGCTGCCATACCCGCGATGATTTTGCCGCGCTGAAAGGGCGCTATGACATGATAAACATCAAACTGGATAAAACCGGTGGTCTGACTGAGGCTATGGCACTGCGTTCATTGGCGCAGAAAGAGGGCATGGCGATTATGCTGGGCTGCATGATTTGCACGTCGCGCGCCATTCGTGCGGCTTTGCCGCTAGCGCCCGCGGCCAAATTCGTGGATTTCGATGGCCCCACATGGCTGGCGCAGGATGCAAGCCCTGCGCTGAATTTCAGCTGTGGCGGTATTCAGCTTAAAGTGCCTGCGTAA